In Gordonia phthalatica, one genomic interval encodes:
- a CDS encoding DUF4233 domain-containing protein has protein sequence MTEKSTPRQFTPPTNDPWKGFRGVMAGTLILEVIVVALAFPVVAKLTDAGVTWASGLYLGVVVLVLILLSGRQGKPHALEINLVMQAFVIGGGFFHWSIAVVGAVFLCVWIYIAYIKRDVAKRIEQGRLYGQHPV, from the coding sequence ATGACCGAGAAGTCGACTCCCCGACAGTTCACGCCGCCGACCAACGACCCGTGGAAGGGCTTCCGCGGGGTCATGGCGGGCACGTTGATCCTGGAGGTCATCGTCGTCGCACTGGCGTTCCCGGTGGTCGCGAAGCTGACCGACGCGGGCGTCACGTGGGCGTCGGGCCTGTACCTGGGCGTCGTGGTGCTGGTGCTTATCCTGCTGTCGGGTCGACAGGGTAAGCCTCACGCGCTGGAGATCAACCTCGTGATGCAGGCCTTCGTGATCGGCGGCGGGTTCTTCCACTGGTCCATCGCCGTCGTCGGCGCGGTCTTCCTGTGCGTCTGGATCTACATCGCGTACATCAAGCGCGACGTCGCCAAACGCATCGAACAGGGCCGCCTGTACGGACAGCATCCGGTCTGA